One segment of Sphingobacteriales bacterium DNA contains the following:
- a CDS encoding glycosyltransferase family 9 protein, producing MQRIITQYQNGMSAPLSTTHRGDPILKKIELAFRKRLMQALPTRTTQPQIITQPKLSLQLSDTPNILLLRQDKIGDVLITFPLIRLLRQHFPHAHIDILLGKANFSTQNALKKYINHTWIYNKKTLDTLRLLKQLRARHYDVVVDLMDNPSATSTLIMYGSGAKQMLGIDKPNNHHAYTHLVPLLHRGKVHIVERIAQLLLPFDIAPQPAQLRLEYDVAPQRQAELRAQLPPLASPLQKRVGINITGSAASKEWGSNNFIQAIRHIKATLGERVQVVITGLPSHAQDIKNIAQATHSAAAPPLSNFHDFATLLTLFDVLITPDTSAVHIAAAHRIPAVVLFLWDNKELLPWTPYQSPHAALFAEHDVKEIQADTLTTAFLKLWQQENL from the coding sequence CTTTCTACTACGCATCGCGGCGACCCTATCTTAAAAAAAATAGAACTCGCTTTTCGCAAAAGGCTCATGCAAGCCTTACCTACACGCACTACACAGCCGCAAATAATCACACAGCCGAAATTGTCGCTGCAACTATCCGATACTCCTAATATATTGCTGTTGCGACAAGACAAAATCGGCGATGTACTCATCACTTTTCCGCTCATTCGGCTGCTGCGCCAACATTTTCCCCACGCTCACATAGATATATTGCTCGGCAAAGCTAATTTCAGCACCCAAAATGCCCTAAAAAAATACATCAACCATACGTGGATATACAATAAAAAAACTTTAGATACCCTCCGGCTACTGAAACAGTTGCGTGCCCGACACTACGATGTAGTAGTGGATTTAATGGATAATCCTTCAGCCACCTCTACATTGATTATGTATGGCAGCGGTGCCAAACAAATGCTCGGCATTGATAAGCCCAACAACCACCACGCCTACACCCACTTAGTACCTTTGTTGCATCGCGGCAAGGTACATATCGTAGAGCGCATTGCACAATTGCTGTTGCCCTTTGACATAGCTCCGCAGCCCGCACAATTGCGATTGGAATACGACGTAGCCCCCCAACGACAAGCCGAACTGCGAGCACAATTACCGCCTTTGGCTTCGCCCCTCCAAAAACGGGTAGGCATTAATATTACGGGTTCGGCGGCGAGCAAAGAATGGGGGAGCAACAATTTTATACAGGCTATCCGCCACATCAAAGCCACCTTGGGCGAGCGTGTTCAGGTGGTGATAACCGGCTTGCCCTCCCACGCACAAGACATCAAAAACATCGCACAAGCTACGCATAGCGCAGCAGCACCGCCTTTATCCAATTTTCACGATTTTGCGACCCTGCTCACACTTTTTGATGTACTCATCACCCCCGATACTTCCGCCGTCCATATTGCCGCCGCCCACCGCATTCCGGCAGTGGTGTTGTTTTTGTGGGATAATAAAGAACTACTCCCTTGGACACCCTACCAAAGCCCGCATGCCGCTCTCTTTGCCGAGCACGACGTAAAAGAAATTCAGGCAGACACGCTTACAACCGCTTTTTTGAAACTTTGGCAGCAAGAAAATTTATAA
- the ffh gene encoding signal recognition particle protein, with protein MFNNLQESLENAFKVLRGNDRITELNIAASIKEIRRALVAADVNYKIAKEFTDKVKDKAMGEKVLAAVQPGQLMVKIVNDELTELMGGSVAELDLKNNPTIILMSGLQGSGKTTFTGKLANYLKQKKNRKPLMVACDVYRPAAIEQLHVLGKQIEVEVYSEPENKNPVSIAQNAIAHAKQNGYNVVIVDTAGRLAIDEQMMNEIYHVKQAIQPQETLFVVDSMTGQDAVNTAKSFNDRIDFTGVVLSKLDGDTRGGAALSIKYTVNKPIKFISTGEKLDKIDVFYPDRMAQRILGMGDVVSLVERAQEQFDAKEAERVQKKISKNQFDFEDFLSQLAQIRKMGNIKDLLSMIPGVGKAVKDIEINDQDFKKIEAIIFSMTLKERRNPQLLTNASRRQRIAKGSGNSVEQVNNFIKQFEQMRTMLHSMSKMEKSGMPFKMKLPFQ; from the coding sequence ATGTTCAATAATTTACAAGAAAGTTTAGAGAATGCGTTTAAGGTGTTGCGCGGCAACGACCGTATCACCGAACTCAACATAGCGGCTTCCATAAAAGAAATTCGCCGCGCCTTGGTAGCTGCTGACGTAAACTACAAAATCGCCAAAGAGTTTACGGACAAAGTGAAAGACAAAGCTATGGGCGAAAAAGTATTGGCAGCAGTGCAGCCCGGACAGTTGATGGTAAAAATCGTAAATGACGAGCTTACCGAACTGATGGGCGGCTCGGTTGCCGAATTAGACCTCAAAAACAACCCTACCATTATTTTGATGTCGGGTTTGCAGGGTTCGGGAAAAACAACATTTACCGGAAAATTAGCAAACTATCTCAAGCAAAAGAAAAACAGAAAACCGCTAATGGTCGCCTGCGATGTATATCGTCCGGCAGCGATAGAGCAGTTGCACGTTTTGGGCAAGCAAATTGAAGTAGAGGTATATTCAGAGCCGGAAAATAAAAATCCGGTTTCCATTGCACAAAACGCCATCGCGCATGCCAAACAGAACGGCTACAATGTAGTGATAGTGGATACCGCCGGACGCTTGGCGATAGATGAGCAGATGATGAATGAAATCTACCATGTAAAGCAGGCGATTCAGCCGCAGGAAACGCTGTTTGTGGTAGATTCCATGACGGGTCAAGATGCAGTAAACACCGCCAAAAGTTTCAACGACCGCATTGATTTTACGGGTGTGGTACTCTCCAAACTCGACGGCGACACACGCGGCGGTGCGGCTTTATCCATCAAATACACCGTCAATAAGCCCATTAAATTCATCAGTACGGGCGAAAAATTGGATAAAATAGATGTGTTTTATCCCGACCGTATGGCGCAGCGTATTTTGGGTATGGGCGATGTGGTATCGTTGGTGGAGCGCGCACAGGAGCAATTTGATGCCAAAGAAGCCGAACGTGTACAGAAAAAAATATCTAAAAATCAATTTGACTTTGAAGATTTTCTGTCGCAACTGGCACAAATCCGCAAGATGGGGAATATCAAAGACCTTCTTTCTATGATTCCGGGCGTGGGCAAAGCTGTTAAAGACATTGAAATCAACGATCAGGACTTCAAAAAAATAGAAGCGATTATTTTTTCAATGACGCTCAAAGAACGCCGCAATCCGCAGTTGCTCACCAATGCGAGCCGCCGCCAACGTATCGCAAAGGGCAGCGGCAACAGCGTTGAACAGGTCAATAATTTCATCAAACAATTTGAGCAAATGCGTACCATGCTGCACTCTATGTCAAAAATGGAAAAAAGCGGTATGCCCTTTAAAATGAAATTACCTTTTCAATAA
- a CDS encoding tRNA pseudouridine synthase A: MPRYFLEIAYDGTGYSGWQAQPRHTTVQSVLDAALSKLFDKKIVSLGCGRTDAGVHASQFFLHFDSDLPPHPDLIFRLSRLLPRDIAPKRIIEVADTAHARYDATYRAYDYYVHLHKDPFLDRFSFFFPAPAVLDLEKTRRAFDFLHSFSDFHSFEKSNDSKTSLCTLYQTQFIFDETHARLRFHIAANRFLRSMVRRIVGTVLWVGKGVISFDEYEDTVRRAVPFRIPITAPPQGLFLSQVRYPYLADTAPDCNALK; the protein is encoded by the coding sequence ATGCCGCGTTATTTTTTGGAAATCGCCTACGATGGTACGGGGTATTCAGGTTGGCAGGCGCAGCCCCGACATACCACCGTACAGTCGGTGTTAGATGCGGCACTATCCAAGTTATTCGACAAAAAAATTGTGAGTCTGGGTTGCGGGCGCACCGATGCCGGCGTTCACGCCTCACAATTTTTTCTTCATTTCGACAGCGACCTCCCTCCTCACCCCGATTTAATTTTTCGCCTCAGCCGCCTACTCCCCCGCGACATTGCTCCCAAACGCATCATAGAAGTAGCAGATACCGCCCACGCCCGCTACGATGCCACCTACCGCGCCTACGATTATTATGTGCATCTGCACAAAGACCCTTTTTTAGACCGTTTCAGCTTTTTTTTCCCCGCACCCGCCGTTTTGGACCTTGAAAAAACGCGCCGCGCCTTTGACTTCCTACATTCTTTCAGCGATTTTCACTCTTTTGAAAAAAGCAACGACTCCAAAACCTCGCTCTGCACGCTGTATCAAACCCAATTCATCTTCGACGAAACCCACGCTCGTTTACGTTTTCATATCGCCGCCAACCGTTTTTTGCGCAGTATGGTTCGCCGCATTGTGGGTACGGTGCTGTGGGTGGGCAAAGGCGTTATCAGCTTCGACGAATACGAAGATACCGTGCGGCGTGCCGTTCCTTTTCGTATTCCCATCACTGCGCCGCCGCAGGGTTTGTTTTTGAGTCAGGTGCGCTACCCCTATTTAGCCGACACCGCCCCCGATTGCAATGCCTTGAAATAG
- a CDS encoding thermonuclease family protein, with amino-acid sequence MQKTYHKIINGDSRNMQELKDESIHLVVTSPPYWQLKDYGTNDQIGFNDDYETYINHLNLVWQECYRVLHKGCRLCINIGDQFARSVYYGRYKIIPIHTEIIKFCEIIGFDFMGQIIWQKNTTMNTTGGASIMGSFPYPRNGIVKLDFEYILLFKKQGNAPKPTAEQKQHSVMTKEEWNTFFNGHWYFGGAKQDAHIAMFPEELPRRLIKMFSFEGENVLDPFLGSGTTSTVANQLGRNSCGYEINPEFIPVIQQKLQMHQHHIENTRIDIVAQDKSEINFEQRIRQLPYIFEDTHQLDKKIDIKKLQFGSKIDGNENTQKEEYFTVKEIINPELLRLNNDLIVRLIGIKQDETKSADATEFLRQKTKGQKVFLRFDNQKHDNENHLMVYLYLQNKTFINAHLLKNKLALVDNLIDFKYKNKFNNLIYVAESI; translated from the coding sequence ATGCAAAAAACGTATCATAAAATAATCAACGGCGACAGCCGAAATATGCAGGAACTCAAAGATGAAAGCATTCATTTAGTAGTCACATCGCCCCCTTATTGGCAGTTAAAAGATTATGGCACTAACGACCAAATCGGATTTAATGATGATTATGAAACCTATATCAATCATTTGAATTTAGTATGGCAGGAATGTTACAGAGTATTACACAAAGGTTGTCGCTTGTGTATCAATATAGGCGACCAATTCGCAAGGTCGGTGTATTATGGGCGTTACAAAATAATTCCTATTCATACCGAAATTATAAAATTTTGTGAAATCATCGGCTTTGATTTTATGGGGCAAATTATATGGCAAAAAAACACGACCATGAATACCACCGGCGGAGCTAGCATCATGGGCAGTTTTCCTTATCCGCGCAATGGCATCGTAAAATTGGATTTTGAATATATTTTGTTGTTTAAAAAGCAGGGAAATGCGCCCAAACCTACCGCCGAGCAAAAACAGCACTCTGTAATGACCAAAGAAGAATGGAATACTTTTTTCAACGGGCACTGGTATTTTGGTGGAGCAAAACAAGATGCCCATATTGCTATGTTTCCCGAAGAACTTCCCAGACGATTAATAAAAATGTTTTCGTTTGAAGGAGAAAATGTATTAGACCCCTTTTTAGGAAGCGGCACAACATCAACTGTAGCAAATCAGTTAGGACGCAATTCTTGCGGTTACGAAATTAATCCCGAATTTATACCTGTTATTCAACAAAAATTGCAAATGCACCAACATCATATTGAGAATACACGCATAGATATTGTTGCACAGGATAAAAGCGAAATAAATTTTGAACAACGTATCCGGCAACTGCCTTATATTTTTGAAGATACACACCAATTAGATAAAAAAATTGATATAAAAAAATTACAATTCGGTTCAAAAATAGATGGTAATGAAAATACGCAAAAAGAAGAATATTTTACAGTAAAAGAAATCATTAACCCCGAATTGCTGCGCTTAAATAATGACTTGATTGTGCGTTTAATCGGTATCAAACAAGATGAAACAAAAAGTGCAGATGCCACCGAATTCTTACGTCAGAAAACTAAAGGGCAAAAAGTTTTTTTGCGTTTTGACAATCAAAAACATGATAATGAAAATCATTTAATGGTATATCTGTATCTCCAAAATAAAACTTTTATAAATGCGCATCTGCTTAAAAATAAATTAGCCTTGGTTGATAATCTTATTGATTTCAAATATAAAAATAAATTTAACAACTTAATTTATGTCGCAGAAAGTATCTAA
- a CDS encoding MjaI family restriction endonuclease: MSQKVSKRYSKDFGKKEKVLNYACQTYQLSRPNKVGAVMALIRQCQPVTIEAWEAWYFENAQTDGKNSSKITEATLKELGVRLYEKITVTVIPEWQEAFNNLTLQDCIDYIHNLTINRTFDGYIREKSVINDGLAHIFPNIRFEESPPELDHSGDVDYMGWVGKYAFGLQIKPVTAQSNFGNYSVSERMKASFADFESEYGGRVFIIFSIDGDIGNEKVLEDIRQEISRLQEKST, translated from the coding sequence ATGTCGCAGAAAGTATCTAAACGATATTCAAAAGACTTTGGCAAAAAAGAAAAGGTCTTAAACTATGCCTGCCAAACCTATCAGCTGTCACGACCCAATAAAGTAGGTGCGGTAATGGCACTTATCAGACAATGTCAGCCCGTCACCATCGAAGCGTGGGAAGCGTGGTATTTTGAAAATGCTCAAACAGATGGAAAAAACAGCAGCAAAATCACCGAAGCTACTTTAAAAGAGCTTGGTGTACGCTTGTATGAGAAGATAACTGTTACTGTAATTCCTGAATGGCAAGAGGCTTTTAATAACCTTACACTGCAAGATTGTATTGATTATATCCATAATTTAACGATCAACCGCACTTTTGACGGCTACATCCGTGAAAAATCAGTAATAAATGACGGTTTAGCACATATTTTTCCCAATATTCGCTTTGAAGAAAGTCCGCCCGAACTCGACCACTCCGGCGATGTTGATTATATGGGTTGGGTGGGTAAATATGCTTTTGGCTTGCAGATAAAACCTGTTACGGCTCAATCAAATTTCGGCAACTATTCCGTTTCGGAACGTATGAAAGCCAGCTTTGCCGATTTTGAAAGCGAATACGGCGGAAGAGTTTTTATTATTTTTAGTATAGATGGCGATATTGGCAATGAAAAAGTATTGGAAGATATACGACAAGAAATCAGCCGACTGCAAGAGAAATCAACATAA